In Nicotiana tabacum cultivar K326 chromosome 11, ASM71507v2, whole genome shotgun sequence, a single window of DNA contains:
- the LOC107815974 gene encoding F-box protein SKIP5: MEEQKRKWRRLSKELSLINNLDDGCLMHIFSFLSPIPDRYNTALVCHGWRFLACHPQLWLRVDRSVKDLSQPGVYPNIEIAVSAARPGDTILVAAGGSHRVSNIKIEKPLCLIGAGESPDDTTLICSRSSDSALEFMSTCKLANLTVRAELGCCLLHRSGRLTIDGCILQCESNPLDHLSYAIISTAGASEVVSSALKTCINSVSVLKTRIEGGAKAVLTSGTLSLQRVRVIYTRASLFFWFEVEGADKNTVQSASVALPIS; the protein is encoded by the exons ATGGAAGAACAGAAGAGGAAATGGAGGCGACTCTCAAAGGAATTATCTCTAATCAACAATCTTGATGATGGCTGTCTTATGCACATCTTTAGTTTTCTCTCCCCTATTCCAG ATCGGTATAACACCGCCCTCGTTTGCCACGGATGGCGATTCTTGGCATGTCATCCTCAACTTTGGTTGCGAGTAGATCGTTCTGTGAAAGATTTGTCTCAACCTGGGGTCTATCCGAACATTGAGATAGCTGTCTCTGCTGCAAG GCCTGGGGACACTATACTTGTTGCAGCAGGAGGCAGCCATCGTGTGTCAAATATTAAGATTGAAAAGCCACTTTGCCTG ATTGGCGCAGGTGAGAGTCCTGATGATACAACCCTTATTTGCTCTCGCAGTTCAGACAG TGCATTAGAGTTCATGTCCACATGTAAGCTGGCTAATTTGACTGTGAGGGCAGAGCTCGGGTGCTGCTTGCTTCATAGGAGCGGGAGGCTTACCATTGATGGTTGCATTCTTCAGTGTGAGTCGAATCCTCTGGACCATCTATCCTATGCAATTATTAGTACTGCTGGTGCTTCTGAGGTCGTCTCATCAGCACTCAAAACTTGTATTAATAGTGTTTCGGTTCTGAAAACTCGCATTGAAGGAGGTGCCAAAGCTGTCCTCACCAGTGGGACACTTTCATTGCAACGGGTACGAGTGATTTATACTCGTGCGTCGCTCTTCTTCTGGTTTGAGGTAGAAGGTGCTGACAAGAATACCGTCCAATCTGCATCTGTTGCACTGCCAATTAGTTAG